A window of Odocoileus virginianus isolate 20LAN1187 ecotype Illinois chromosome 3, Ovbor_1.2, whole genome shotgun sequence genomic DNA:
TTTGCTCACTGCTAGGTTGGTGGGAATCACCCAGATTGTTGCATGTAGCTGCCTGAAATTCATATGTCCATTATGTATTCACACTCATGGCTACTGGGTGGGCAAaagtttttttctgtaaaggtgtactcagtcacatccaattctttgcaaccccatggaccatagcctgccaagctcctctgtccatggaacttttccaggcaagaatactggagtgggtcaccatttcctactgcaggggaccTTCTCCATTcagtgatcgaacccacgtctcttgtgtctcctgcattggcaggctgattctttaccactagtgccacctgggaagccctccctgtaaagggccagacagcAAATGCGGTCGGCTTTGTGGGTCATTACGGACACTGTCATGACTTCTCAGCTCTGTGAGTGACTTCGTAAAAGCAGCCATGGAGGATATCTTCAAAAGTGGGCATGCCTGTGTTTTGAGAAAATTTGATATTCACCCTGGACTTTGAATTGCACATACTCTTCATATTTCACTAAATATTAAATTTCTgtcaatgattttaaaatgtaaacactgTTTGGCAGtccctcaaaaagttaaacacagaattgctataggatccagcaattccactcctgggtttaAGCCTAAAATAACTGAAAGCAGTCACTCGAAGGATACCTGTGGTCCCAAGTTCAGAGCAGTATCCTTGGCAATAGCCAGAAGGTAGaaacaggacttccctagtggtccagtggttaagcatctgcctgctaatgcaggtgacacagattcgatccctggtcggggaagataccacatgccatggagcaatgaAGTCCATGTGCCCCAagtactgaagcccgcatgcctagagcccatgctccacaagagaaaccactgcaatgagaagcccacacacagcaactagagagtagcccccactcaccaaaactagagaaagcctgtgtgccccaacaaagatccaatgcagccaaaaaaaaaaaaaattcattgaaaagaaacatttaacaaCCTAGCTGTCCATCAACAAATCGACGACACACAAAATGCAATATGTACATAAAATTGAATATTAGCCTGAAAAAGGAATGAGGTTTTGAtccatgctacaatatggatgaatgtTTAAATGTTATGCTAGTGAAATAAGGCAGGCACAGAAGGGTAACTATCCTCGGATTCCATTTACTTGTGGTatgaataggcaaattcataaaacagaaagtagattagaggtTACCAGGGACTTCAGGAAGAGGAAGTGGGAGTTAGTGTTTATGGTAAAGTCAGtttagaatgattaaaaaaaattgtggaaatgGACAGAGGTGATGATTACAAAACACTGTGTGTGACTGAAATCAAGCCACACTCCCTTTAAAGACTCTAGGAAAGAATCGGTTCTTGAGTTCTTCCAGCTTCTTGTGGCTGCTGGCATCCTTTCGCTTGTGACCACAACAGTCCAGTGTCTGCCTTGGTGGTTGCTCCATCTTAATGCCGatgaactgtacacttgaaaatggtatgttttatgttatgtgtgttttaccacagtatttaaaaaatccatattggaaacaaaaacaaaccaagacaatgtaaaaaccattcttagctcatgggttgtacaaaaataaatggtgggcaaagttccctggtggtccagtgattaagagtccgagcttccactgcagagggtacaggtattccatccctggttggggaactacccCCTGCATGAtgcatggtgtagccaaaaagaaaaaaaaagatggtgggCTAGATCTAGCCCATGGGCCATAGTTTGACAACTTCAGTTGCCCATTATTACTTTGAAGGAATAaatcatagtttttattttctattgtgaTAGGCATTTGGGAATGAACATGAcatgtagttctttttttaagatttatttatttatttgtttattggctgggctgggtcttcgttgctgcacttggactttctctaattgcagtgaggtgggggctactttctagttgcgggTTGGGCTTCTCATtagagtggcttctcttgttgcggagcacagggtCTAAGTTCGAGGGCTCAGTGTTTGCAGAATGTGAGTTCTGGGGTTGTGGCGCATGGGTGTAGTtgctttgaggcatgtgggatcttccaggatcagcgATCAAactgctgtctcctgcattgcaaggcagatccttaacgactggaccaccagggaaacccagcatGCAGTTCTTACACAAGGACATGACTCTGGTCACATgtgtgtgccccccccccccccaccgctcCATGTTAAGCTGGTTTCTCTCCCTGCTCTTCTGACTATGGTTCCTGGAATTATTCCACCAGGTGCTATCTTCTGGACCAGCCCCCCAGCTTAGATGTGGGCAGGGAAGGCTCTGGAAGGTGGAGTCTGTGGCATTACTAGGTCCCTGGATTCTACCCTGGGGGCTTCCTCTTAGCCCCGGATGTGGAAAGGGAGGCCCAGGATGCCAAGGGTCTTAGCCAAGACAGGAAGCTGCACACCCAGCAGCCTTAAAGAGGGAGCAGAGGCAGGGGTGTGGAATTAGTGTTCAAAATTTGGCCTGCTGAGTCCACATAGAGGGTAAGTGACAGCTGCTCCTGCCTGTAGCGGCAAAGCTGAGTCTCCAGCCCCATCCTCAGTTAGGACCCACAGCTCCTAATCCCATGTGCTCTGTGGATCTGAGCTTCCCCAGGATGGGGAGGGGTAGACCCAGATGGGGGTCTCTTGGTTTTTTTCTTGCAGCACCTGCAGGATGAaggctctctccttcctcttcatccCAGTCCTGGGGCTGCTGGTGTGTGGCCAGTCGCTGTGCCCCATAGATAAAGCCATCAGTGAGAAGATCCAGCATGTCACCAGCTCCCTAGGTAAGAACCCTCCCATCGAACCTCAGCCAGGCCCTCAGGGGCCCCTCTGATTCCTGACATGGAGCAAACATCAAGCCAGCCCCAACCCCAACCAAATCTCAACCCCAAACCCAACCCAACGCCAATCTCCACCCGTCTCCACCTCCAACTACAGCTCAAAACCCTCCTCCCTCGAAAACGCCCACCCAGGACAGAATCCTTGGAGGTGGGGAGTTCCCCACCTACTGGGCCTTCCGCAGGGGAGTGTTCTTGACCCTCTGCCCATCTCCAAACCGCCAGGGCCCAGGCAGAGTGAGAAGGGGGTTGGGGCAGCTTGGTCTCACAGTTCCTTTGCATCACCCCTTCCCACAGTTCCTGAGGCAGTGAGGAACATTGGCCTGGACTGCCAAAGTGTCACCTCCAGGGGGTCCCTGGTCACCTGCCCTTCAGGTAGGTACAGAACTCCGTTGTCCAGTCTCCCGGGTCTATTCTTAGCAACCCATAACCCCCTCCACGGTGTTCAGGTTCCATTTCTCTAGAACCACGGAGTCCCAGCCTCTAATTCCTTAATATTCTGGTCTGCACTCCCGGCCCTGTCCCTTTCCCCAACTCTCGGGCCCCATTTCCTCAGGACACTGGTGTCCAGGCCCCTAGCCTCCCCGCCACCCACGCTGCCAGCGCCCTGGAAGCCCAAACTCGCAGCTTCCAGCTCGGGGTCCAAGCTCTCTCCTCCTTTGCTCCCCCCCGCAGGCTTCGCCGTCACTGGCTGCACGTGTGGCTCTGCCTGTGGCTCGTGGGACGTGCGTGCTGAGACCACGTGCCACTGCCAGTGCGCAGACATGGACTGGACCGGAGCTCGCTGCTGTCGCCTGTGGATCCAGTAACCTAAAACTGCGCTTGCGCGGTGCAGGCCTGGGGGGCGCGGCCAGGCATTTGGGGCCGCGGTCAGGCCCTGGCTGGAAATAAACCTCCTTGAGAAGCTGATGGAGAGGGCCCGGGCTCTGAGCTGTGTCTTCTGTGGGGTGTGGGTGACTGAGCTGGCGTCTCCAAAAAGAGCAAGGTGCATTAGCACCGGAGGAGGGGGGGCAACCGCAGCTTTTCTTCTCCCCATTCCCCCCCTCCTCCCTTGTTGTCCGCCACTTCTACTTTTGAAAATGGGGCCCTAACTTCCTTTAATGACATCCACACTCAAGGCTCATGGTCTTCgtcaaaggagaagagagtgttaGACTATTTTTGTGGGGGGCCTCtctgcacggcatgtggga
This region includes:
- the RETN gene encoding resistin — protein: MKALSFLFIPVLGLLVCGQSLCPIDKAISEKIQHVTSSLVPEAVRNIGLDCQSVTSRGSLVTCPSGFAVTGCTCGSACGSWDVRAETTCHCQCADMDWTGARCCRLWIQ